Proteins found in one Crassostrea angulata isolate pt1a10 chromosome 3, ASM2561291v2, whole genome shotgun sequence genomic segment:
- the LOC128175550 gene encoding dehydrogenase/reductase SDR family member 7-like, whose product MDWFSGILIFFVTCLVVQFVRLFLSDSDLQLQWAEIFGNSTGTLKGKVVWITGASSGIGESLAYRLAADGCRLVLSARREGRLQQIKQTIIDGGYSTQEDILIVPIDLLQFSSHPSTVQRVLQHFEKIDILVNNAGRSQRSLIEKCPMEVDREVLEINTLSPLSLTKAVLPHFIERKAGHVVYTSSVAGKIGSPGLGSYACSKHAMQGWLDSLRIEMYTHNIHVTSVCPGPVFSEALVHAFTDSADQSLGVIMDPSERRMTSERCASLIAVAIANRLDEVWVSPHPELLYLYLFQYFPSIAKRIANIFGQDRVSKVRRGIKSLHKTS is encoded by the exons ATGGACTGGTTCTCGGGAATCCTCATCTTTTTTGTTACATGTTTGGTTGTTCAATTTGTGCGATTATTTTTATCTGACTCTGACCTACAACTGCAATGGGCAGAAATATTTGGAAATTCAACAG GTACGTTGAAGGGTAAAGTTGTTTGGATAACGGGGGCATCCAGTGGtataggagagtcgctagcttACAGGTTAGCCGCTGATGGGTGCCGGCTTGTGCTGTCAGCCAGAAGAGAGGGAAGACTGCAGCAAATTAAACAGACCATCATAG ATGGTGGATATTCTACACAGGAGGATATTCTAATTGTCCCAATAGATTTGCTTCAATTCAGCTCTCATCCAAGTACAGTGCAGAGAGTGTTGCAACATTTTGAGAAG ATTGATATTCTAGTTAACAATGCTGGAAGATCTCAAAGGTCTCTCATAGAAAAATGTCCTATGGAAGTGGATCGAGAAGTCTTGGAGATAAACACACTTAGTCCACTATCCCTGACCAAAGCTGTTCTTCCCCATTTCATAGAGAGGAAGGCAGGCCATGTTGTTTACACTAGCAGTGTTGCTGGAAAAATTG GGTCACCAGGGTTAGGATCCTATGCCTGCTCCAAGCATGCCATGCAG GGCTGGCTTGATTCTCTGAGGATAGAGATGTATACCCACAACATACATGTGACGTCTGTGTGTCCTGGTCCAGTGTTCTCAGAGGCTCTGGTCCACGCTTTCACAGATAGTGCAGATCAA tCTTTGGGGGTCATTATGGATCCCAGTGAGAGGAGAATGACATCTGAGAGATGCGCCTCTCTGATAGCTGTTGCTATAGCAAACAGACTGGATGAAGTATGGGTATCACCCCATCCAGAGCTACTGTATTTATACCTCTTTCAATACTTTCCATCAATCGCCAAAAG AATTGCCAATATATTTGGACAAGACAGAGTTTCTAAAGTACGAAGAGGAATTAAATCTTTACATAAAACTTCATAA
- the LOC128175547 gene encoding uncharacterized protein LOC128175547 yields the protein MHGSKNIILPPKPKPEDGKKLNGPQRLQCDIIDWMASKGYGWTQSSRDTADFVVKILRNSLWYIDHAHEKFKESGCPIPNCFCTFHGYNEFKKLHHRIPQITSERLNELSMDLTKALSFPSMSFSRNKQLSSDMESLLATLSQYKTRLDKDNARHKNSRKSCSPPRSLESDTSLKYIPGKPQNENCLDESSVYKTLEEDVKCVESFQFIDLDNYTPENRLKRRKYINSLELDVPVMLYRMAFGGSIGTLNFIWKVPGDDSNDPDVSTKNIKIVNKINKSLPKFSTRSMRKQFINRYFKNVKTTKSVLRNIFFDLTGCEPSWESSEQAEIDERVASILLNGDDPSLLLDYRSLNGKDIDSKYGVFFEEMGKYFDEQLMPVNERRHGEELYLPMAISIEDLRNQVSKRLPNGTPIPCSETVRLQFQPNSTFQKTALKYSGRFNVKFRVQTRLARVNHVDARYVATSFRYLKEFCVSNRDDVTLVCLDDKAIVPIGEPGIPISTGVRGHNKVLTPSDGPKLVCTDHDFHIAGLVPSVAFVSRIPRNSNDSFFKGNVYITTKDKVFQPSTPHRHASELTKILREQYSENSVDLKTPILCLVTDGGPDHRVTFETVKLSLVQLFIQLDLDMLVALRTAPNHSWMNPAERCMSILNLALQHVALARKEMEPTYENAVKHKSTLGAVRNLANIKTGFKDAFAESVGSVIELVNSRFKRMKLKDEHLKVYTGIPDEEIQASLDVVGQVLNSNLTVDMSTGDLRKVKNLQTFLADHGKSSHYMFQLKKCNNCAYCTVINPPRLPVAEFQSLHFLPDPVPGGDGHYQTFEEVYGQVTGDTYRPSAQVQDDPATANDRRNRDTFKTQKVRDVIVCGECSKPRCVYSDKKLTREQEELLLRLKEDHVYTCGDPMVAEDVEDPGMVVREAINCTTEVETSYFSTSLKHYLPPVCVHCGSVDSLLDDTDPYISSLFEQYSIVRPICQICKNNGKDARTWGKKFLPKKCRR from the exons ATGCATGGTAGCAAAAATATCATACTACCACCTAAACCAAAACCTGAAGATGGCAAAAAGTTAAATGGTCCCCAAAGACTTCAGTGTGATATAATAGACTGGATGGCCTCAAAGGGTTATGGGTGGACACAAAGTTCTAGGGATACAGCTGACTTTGTTGTCAAGATCTTGAGAAATTCTCTATGGTATATAGATCATGCCCATGAAAAATTCAAGGAAAGTGGTTGTCCAATTCCTAACTGTTTCTGTACATTTCATGGATACAATGAATTTAAGAAATTGCACCACAGAATACCACAGATAACATCAGAAAGACTTAATGAACTCTCGATGGATCTGACAAAAGCATTATCTTTTCCATCAATGTCCTTTTCTAGAAACAAGCAACTCTCCTCTGACATGGAATCACTTCTTGCCACCTTAAGTCAATACAAAACAAGATTAGACAAAGACAATGCTCGTCATAAAAATTCACGAAAATCTTGTTCCCCTCCACGCTCACTTGAGTCGGACACATCCCTAAAGTATATACCAGGGAAAcctcaaaatgaaaattgtttagaTGAGTCCAGCGTATACAAGACTCTAGAGGAAGATGTGAAATGTGTAGAAAGTTTTCAGTTCATAGATCTAGATAATTACACGCCTGAAAACAGACTAAAACGAAGGAAATACATTAATAGTTTGGAATTAGATGTGCCAGTGATGCTGTATAGAATGGCATTCGGTGGTTCTATTGGTACCTTGAACTTTATTTGGAAAGTACCTGGAGATGACAGCAATGATCCAGATgtttcaacaaaaaatatcaaaattgttaacaaaatcaacaaatcaCTTCCAAAGTTTTCAACAAGGTCCATGAGAAAGCAGTTCATAAACCGCTATTTTAAGAATGTCAAGACTACGAAGTCTGTGCTGAGAAACATATTCTTTGATCTTACTGGCTGTGAACCTTCATGGGAATCTAGTGAACAAGCTGAAATTGATGAGCGTGTAGCATCTATATTACTTAATGGTGATGATCCCTCTCTTCTACTTGATTACAGATCTTTAAATGGAAAGGATATTGATTCCAAATACGGAGTTTTCTTTGAGGAAATGGGTAAATACTTTGATGAACAGTTAATGCCAGTTAATGAAAGGCGACATGGGGAAGAACTTTACTTACCTATGGCAATATCAATTGAAGATTTGAGGAATCAAGTTTCAAAGAGATTACCAAATGGCACACCAATTCCATGCAGTGAAACTGTTCGCTTACAGTTTCAACCAAACAGTACGTTTCAAAAGACTGCTTTAAAGTATTCTGGTAGATTTAATGTGAAATTTCGTGTGCAAACTCGACTTGCAAGAGTAAACCATGTTGACGCAAGGTATGTAGCTACCTCATTTAGATATCTGAAGGAGTTCTGCGTTAGTAATCGGGATGATGTTACACTAGTATGTTTAGATGACAAAGCAATTGTTCCCATTGGGGAGCCAGGAATACCTATCAGTACTGGTGTTAGGGGGCATAATAAAGTGCTGACTCCTTCAGATGGTCCAAAACTAGTATGTACCGACCATGATTTTCACATAGCAGGTCTAGTGCCATCTGTAGCCTTTGTATCTAGGATACCTCGAAACAGTAATGACAGTTTCTTTaaaggaaatgtttacattacaacGAAGGATAAGGTCTTTCAGCCATCAACACCCCACCGTCATGCATCTGAACTTACCAAGATATTACGTGAACAGTATTCTGAAAACAGTGTTGATTTGAAGACTCCGATTCTTTGCTTGGTGACAGATGGTGGGCCAGACCACAGAGTGACATTTGAAACTGTCAAGTTATCCCTTGTTCAACTGTTTATTCAACTTGACCTTGACATGCTAGTTGCTCTAAGAACTGCACCAAACCACAGCTGGATGAATCCAGCAGAAAGGTGCatgtcaattttaaatttagcaCTGCAACATGTTGCTCTTGCAAGAAAAGAAATGGAACCCACATATGAAAATGCTGTCAAACACAAATCTACACTAGGTGCTGTGCGTAACTTGGCTAACATTAAGACTGGTTTCAAAGATGCTTTTGCTGAATCTGTTGGGAGTGTCATTGAACTTGTTAACTCTCGTTTCAAGAGAATGAAactgaaagatgaacatttaaAAGTATACACAGGCATTCCAGATGAAGAAATTCAAGCCTCTCTTGATGTTGTTGGTCAGGTCCTTAATTCCAATCTTACTGTTGACATGTCTACGGGAGATTTACGTAAGGTTAAGAACTTGCAG ACCTTCTTGGCAGACCATGGAAAGAGTAGTCACTACATGTTCCAGTTGAAAAAGTGCAATAACTGTGCCTATTGCACAGTTATTAACCCTCCAAGGCTTCCTGTTGCTGAATTCCAGAGTTTGCATTTTCTGCCTGACCCTGTTCCTGGAGGAGATGGCCATTATCAAACCTTTGAGGAG GTGTATGGACAAGTAACAGGCGATACATACAGGCCGAGTGCTCAAGTACAGGATGATCCTGCCACTGCCAACGACAGGCGTAACCGAGATACATTTAAGACCCAAAAAGTTCGTGATGTTATTGTATGTGGCGAGTGCTCAAAACCAAGATGTGTCTACAGTGATAAAAAGCTTACCCGTGAACAA GAGGAACTGTTGCTGCGTTTAAAGGAGGATCATGTTTACACATGTGGAGACCCCATGGTAGCAGAGGATGTGGAAGATCCAGGCATGGTTGTTCGTGAGGCCATAAACTGCACAACAGAAGTGGAAACAAGTTATTTCTCAACCTCCTTAAAGCACTACTTACCTCCAGTTTGTGTTCACTGCGGAAGTGTTGACAGTCTTTTAGATGATACAGACCCTTACATTTCTAGCTTATTTGAGCAATATTCTATTGTTAGACCCATATGCcagatttgtaaaaataatggcAAAGATGCAAGAACATGGGGAAAAAAATTTCTGCCTAAGAAGTGCAGAAGATAA
- the LOC128175552 gene encoding cell death regulator Aven-like, translating to MKREVTIGTPRFIFALSLWIIEMRPDEHKRKKSAQYQNKKKHTASDKHEGKLPVKKDVDENLKRPGTENLDGKKEAADSSDGAKFSRRKLTSNWEKYEIQNEEDPHLGITQRGESFEKLLKSAGASNSQFRFKDETFWEDDVSDLPTTWMTVDVMALADSLDSLTLCQKFSISKEHFTDDQLKVMKVETEECSKGVSGSSQIKLNQRENSNLVTPAKTEGSQLNKCLTREIISSEQSLDMLASSNNDSPHSCINDKDLDSLLSVETVEKSPNLKHSEAADDTSANELEDWLDSVLD from the exons ATGAAAAGGGAAGTAACCATCGGTACACCTCGGTTCATATTTGCACTTTCACTTTGGATAATAGAAATGCGACCAGATGAACACAAACGGAAGAAAAGTGCCCagtatcaaaataaaaagaaacacacCGCTTCAGACAAGCATGAAGGGAAATTACCGGTAAAGAAAGATGttgatgaaaatttaaagaGACCTGGTACCGAAAATTTG GATGGTAAAAAAGAAGCAGCTGATAGCTCTGATGGTGCTAAATTTTCCAGAAGAAAACTGACAAGTAATTGGGAAAAGtatgaaatacaaaatgaagAGGACCCTCATCTTGGAATTACACAGAGGGGGGAAAGCTTTGAAAAACTGTTAAAGTCTGCGG GAGCCTCAAATTCTCAGTTTCGATTCAAGGATGAGACATTCTGGGAAGATGATGTATCAGATTTACCGACTACCTGGATGACAGTTGATGTAATGGCTCTGGCTGACAGTCTGGATTCTCTCACTCTCTGTCAAAAGTTCAGTATAAGCAAGGAACATTTCACA GATGATCAGTTAAAAGTCATGAAAGTGGAGACAGAGGAATGCTCTAAAGGTGTATCTGGATCCTCTCAAATAAAACTAAATCAAAGGGAGAATTCAAACTTAGTGACTCCAGCAAAGACAGAAGGAAGtcaactaaataaatgtttaaccaGAGAAATAATCTCATCTGAACAGTCCCTTGATATGTTAGCTTCCTCAAACAATGACTCACCACACAGCTGTATCAATGACAAAGACCTAGATTCTTTATTGTCTGTGGAAACAGTGGAAAAATCACCAAACCTAAAGCATTCAGAAGCTGCAGATGACACATCAG CAAATGAATTGGAAGACTGGCTAGACAGTGTGTTGGATTAG